Within the Indicator indicator isolate 239-I01 chromosome 1, UM_Iind_1.1, whole genome shotgun sequence genome, the region GGGCAAGGTGCCCGCTGGCAGATATACAGCGTCTCCAGGAAGATCCCATACAAGACATACTGTCCCACTATGAAGGCCACTTCCATGGCAGTGCGAATCAAAATGCTGTAGACATAGGTGTTCAGCAGACTTCCTCTGAGTATGATTTTGCCTCCTGATTCATCCCAGCAAGacagctcagccttctctgccatggagcacttctgctggtAGTATGTGTCACCACTGTTTTTCATCTCCTGGGCCTCTATTTCTGCCTCTttcatcttcctcttttcttccatgcGTACTGTGTGCATTGCATGGCCCATGTATACCAGAGATGGGGTGGAGACAAAGATGATCTGGAGGACCCAAAAGCGGACATGGGAGATGGGGAAAGCCTTGTCGTAGCAGACGTtctcacagccaggctgctgggtgtCACACATGAAGTCAGACTGCTCATCACCCCACGAGGACTCAGCTGCTGTGCCTAGCACCAGCATCCGGAAGATGAAGAGCACAGTCAGCCAGACCTTCCCCACCACAGTGGAGTGTTTGTGGACCTCCTCAAGGAATTCTCCCAGGAAACTCCAGTCTCCCATTTTTTCTGCTCACTAAGTGGAAAGGGAAGTCTTGAAGGGAGAATTGGACACAGCCTCTGTgggaaaaaatagaagagaGTGGTTCTAAAGAGGATTAGCAAATACACAACCAGGGACGCATGGAGTGAAATGATCTGTTTTCTGTCAAAGGAAATGTGTTCCTTTGCCCTGAAATGATTGAGATCTGGTTGGCTGAAAACCTTGTTCCACATCCAACAAAACCaatgtgttggggttttggttgttgttttttaattcagCTACTGAAACTAAAAGTGATCTTTTTTGTGTAACCCAACTACAACCTGTTAAATGGGTTGCCAAAACTTTGAGCCAGACCTATTCTTGGTCCAGAAAGTCCTTTTGCTGCAGTCTGCATATTGCATCCTCTGTGGACTGTGTAGTTAATGCAGCATTCATCTGTCTGCAAACTGTGCTCTGGGGAACCTTTAATAGGCCGATCCCCTAGGAGATGAAACTAGAGTCTACAGCTTGgtctgagcagtgctcagcacttTCCTGTGTTGTCTTTGTGTAATACCTGCACCGACACCTGGAACGTGAAGTGCTTGCAGCTTGGGACTTAAATTTCTGAGTTTGATGCCACCAcagaagaaatgcagagaaaactTTTCTGTTGcccttgtgcccattgcccataggttttgctttggttttgcagtGTTGCCAGTTGCAAGTGTTTCATTTAGAAGAGGCAAATGTTTTGGGGAGTGTAAAGACTTTGGTAAGCTGTGCCAGTGCAGTAAACCTAATCCGCTGCCACCCTGTCAGGCCTCTCTGAGAGTGAACTTCTGCAAAATCTAAATGGTGGATCTTACTCCCTCCTCTTTTCTTAAGCTCTGAGTCAAAATTCACAGTTCAAATgaaacagacaaagaaaaaacctCCTTTGAAATGCCTCCCAAGGACCAGATGCTCCTGGGAAGTGCTGTTTGGTATGTGGTCTGATGAGAGGGAAGGTTTGACAGACTGACAGTAAGATTGCAAAGTGAAGATGTAGGagagcaaaattaatttttgcttCTTACTCTGACTCTTTCTCACCAAGTCACTTAACCTCATggataaaaagataaaattttgTCAGGCTCTGTGTGAGTGACTTGAGCAACCTTTTGATCCAGTTACACTCACCATGCTTGCCTTCCCAGGGCACTGCAAAGCTTTCCCTTGTGCAT harbors:
- the GJA5 gene encoding gap junction alpha-5 protein, whose protein sequence is MGDWSFLGEFLEEVHKHSTVVGKVWLTVLFIFRMLVLGTAAESSWGDEQSDFMCDTQQPGCENVCYDKAFPISHVRFWVLQIIFVSTPSLVYMGHAMHTVRMEEKRKMKEAEIEAQEMKNSGDTYYQQKCSMAEKAELSCWDESGGKIILRGSLLNTYVYSILIRTAMEVAFIVGQYVLYGIFLETLYICQRAPCPHPVNCYVSRPTEKNVFIVFMLAVAVLSLFLSLAELYHLGWKKAKERCSRSYKPSTSTVPGRLESAPQVERAQMYTPPPDFNQCLSSPNGKFISPFSNKTASQQNTANFATERVHGQGDAAGEGSFTKSSYAESPEVANECAAPTFPENYFNEKRRFSKASRASSKARSDDLSV